The genomic window AGCGACTTTAATCCGAATATTTCTAACTTGTTATAGATGCTACATAATTTTTTACGACTTGTAATTTTGTTCAGTTAAGACAATTATCGAGATATCTGAAAATAGTTGCTATAAACGAGAATTCAATTAGCCCAAGATTGCGGTTAAGCAGAGGATACTAAGTTATTTGGCGATCGCGCCAAAACTTTTTACCTGTTTGTTCTAACTGCTACTTAGGTTTTGGATTGAAACTTCAACCTAGTTTTTGCAAAGGAGGTAATGTATCGCTTTTTTAACGCTTAAAGTCAAATATTAGACCTCCTGCGTAAATAATTATTTTGCCCCCCTAGCCCCCCAATTTTGGGGGTAACCGGATCTGAAGTCCCCCAGATTTGGGGGATTTAGGGGCTATCCGGGATTATTGCAAGAAGTCTATTGTCGGGTTGCAGATAACAGACTTATACTTAGCAGCGTAAATGAGTCGAGCAAGCAAATGAATATTTCACCTCGCAATCCTGACCCCGATTTAGCACCCACTCCTGAACCTTACGCAGATCCGAACACTGACCCCTACACCGATCCACACCCCAACCCTTACGTAGACCCTAATGTCGAACCTTATACCGATCCAAACCCTGAACCTTACGTAGACCCTAATGTTGAACCTTATACCGATCCCGAACCTGAACCTTACGTAGACCCTAATATAGGTCCCTATACAAATCCCAACTAAGAAGTAAGTTCATAGCCAATCTGTCATTTTTAAATGCTGCAATTAGGAATAGTGAATTTAAAAAACACTTGTGCCGATTTGAGCTAATAAAATATTTTGACTGATACCAGTTCTTAACTTTTTCCTGCTATAGTCTCAAGCAAAAGTATCTAACTAAGGAGTCTTCTCGGTATGCCTCTGATGAAACGTTGTTTGGCGGAATTAATTGGTACTTTCTGGCTGGTTTTTGGTGGCTGTGGTAGTGCAGTATTAGCCGCCACCTTCACTGCTGATAGCGTCAAAATTGGTGATAACACTTTATTTCCACTTGGGTTAGGGTTTGTCGGCGTATCTCTAGCCTTTGGACTTACGGTGCTGACAATGGCTTTTGCGATCGGACATATTTCTGGTTGTCATCTTAACCCAGCCGTATCTTTTGGGCTGTGGGCGGGTAAACGGTTTCCTGGCTCCGATTTGCTACCTTATATAGCCTCTCAAGTTGCTGGAGCAATTGTTGCTGGAGGAGTTATTTATTTAATTGCTAGTGGTAAAGAAGGTTTTGCCCTCTCTGGATCTAATCCTTTAGCAACTAACGGTTATGGCGCTCATTCTCCCGGTGGATACTCGTTCCTAGCTTGCCTGATTGCCGAGCTAGTATTAACATTTATGTTTCTAATAATTATCTTGGGTGCAACTGACCGCCGCGCACCTCAAGGATTAGCCCCGGTAGCAATTGGGCTAGCACTTACCTTGATTCACCTAATTAGTATTCCTGTAACCAATACCTCTGTTAATCCGGCTCGTAGCACGGGAGTTGCTCTATTTGCTGGTACAGAACTATTTGCTCAACTTTGGCTATTTTGGGTAGCACCAATTGTTGGCGCATTATTAGCAGGATTTCTTTACTCAGCAGTATTTGAAGAATCTACTTTGGAGGAGGCGCGACCCACTCCAGATTTAGCCTAGCTCCAGAATTTCGATTTTGGTTTACAGTTTCTGTCAATAGAATCACAGAATTTAAGGCAAAGTTATATAACTCTGCCTTAAATTTTTTAGTAAGCGTATACTGCGCCTGTTTTAGAAATATTGAGAACGTTAGAACCTTCATCTGTGGTAGGCACAACATTAACTCTTATAGAATTTTTTGTGACAGAAGTTTCATACTTCAATCTAGTATCATCTCCGGCTGAAGCTTGTGGGGAGGCATCATAAATAGCAATATTAACTGGCAATGTGGTGATTTTCATTTGGGCGATCGCGCCTACAGCTAATTTTTTTTCTCCACGTTCGTCTAAAAAGCTATAACTTAAAGGAAATTTTGTTTGGTTTACTAAAGTAACGGTAACGAGACTGTTGGAATTTACTCTAGCGATTGGTTGCCAATAACCAGGTTGATAAGTACGTGCAGGGGGATTTTGGGCTAAGACTGGTACGG from Synechocystis sp. PCC 7509 includes these protein-coding regions:
- the aqpZ gene encoding aquaporin Z produces the protein MKRCLAELIGTFWLVFGGCGSAVLAATFTADSVKIGDNTLFPLGLGFVGVSLAFGLTVLTMAFAIGHISGCHLNPAVSFGLWAGKRFPGSDLLPYIASQVAGAIVAGGVIYLIASGKEGFALSGSNPLATNGYGAHSPGGYSFLACLIAELVLTFMFLIIILGATDRRAPQGLAPVAIGLALTLIHLISIPVTNTSVNPARSTGVALFAGTELFAQLWLFWVAPIVGALLAGFLYSAVFEESTLEEARPTPDLA